A single Nodosilinea sp. PGN35 DNA region contains:
- a CDS encoding ABC transporter permease, translated as MIDLLYAELKRTWIQFIRYPTEVISGVVIIMAVFYGLFASAQYIAGPGFAFGDRLDAVVLGYALWTLIISVNNDIAINLQIEAETGTLEQVFLSPFGAPRVFLARAFASLALRLLILIVVLLLLMGISGSRLAFPPSLLLPLAALLLAGYGLAFLLGAVALVFKRVQQILGIFQFLLLFLLAAPLEESTGLMQYLRFLLPMLPSTGLLRDLMARGLGLDWLTYGLALLNGIVYFALGLFVFRWAEATAKQRGSLSGY; from the coding sequence ATGATCGATTTGCTGTACGCCGAACTCAAGCGCACCTGGATTCAGTTCATTCGCTACCCCACCGAGGTGATCTCTGGGGTAGTCATCATCATGGCCGTTTTTTACGGGCTGTTTGCCAGCGCCCAGTACATTGCCGGGCCGGGATTTGCCTTTGGCGATCGCCTCGACGCCGTGGTGCTCGGCTACGCCCTGTGGACGCTGATTATTTCTGTCAACAACGACATTGCCATTAACCTCCAGATCGAGGCCGAAACCGGTACCCTTGAGCAGGTCTTTCTATCTCCCTTTGGGGCACCGCGAGTATTTTTAGCCCGAGCCTTTGCCAGCCTGGCCCTGCGGTTGCTCATCCTGATAGTGGTGTTGCTGCTGCTGATGGGCATCTCCGGCAGCCGTCTGGCCTTTCCCCCCAGCCTGCTGCTGCCGCTGGCTGCGCTGCTGCTGGCCGGTTACGGTCTGGCCTTTTTGCTGGGAGCGGTGGCGCTGGTGTTTAAGCGGGTGCAGCAAATTTTGGGAATTTTTCAGTTCCTGCTGCTGTTTCTGCTGGCGGCACCCCTTGAAGAATCTACCGGCCTGATGCAGTATCTGCGGTTTCTGTTGCCCATGCTGCCCAGCACCGGCCTGCTGCGCGACCTCATGGCCCGAGGCCTGGGTCTAGACTGGCTCACCTACGGTTTGGCCCTGCTCAATGGAATCGTCTACTTTGCCCTGGGGTTGTTCGTTTTCCGCTGGGCAGAAGCCACCGCCAAGCAGCGGGGCTCCCTGAGCGGGTACTAG
- a CDS encoding ABC transporter ATP-binding protein yields the protein MLDIRDLSKVYGRGKQRFEAVRQVSLTLHQGEVLAFLGPNGAGKTTTIKMIAGLVRPTLGLVTVAGEDPHRQPRALRHIGAVLEGNRNLYWRLTPAENLDYFGVLRQVSRKVAHRRGLELLARFGLEEKRHTPVQKLSRGMQQKVAIAVALIHNPKLLLLDEPTLGLDVEASEMVKALVRQIAQEGRAVLLTTHQLDVAEELSDRVAIIRRGRIIAEQSTESLLREFSSSTYHLEVEGDLSPQQIHAVTQLGATVQGRQIAYAGTPENLYALLGALSPVPLVAVQRDRADLTQVFLKLVKDHPASP from the coding sequence GTGCTAGACATCCGCGATCTCTCTAAGGTTTACGGGCGGGGCAAACAGCGGTTTGAAGCGGTGAGACAGGTCTCCTTAACCCTGCACCAGGGAGAGGTGCTCGCCTTTTTAGGCCCCAACGGTGCCGGCAAGACCACCACCATCAAGATGATTGCGGGCCTGGTGCGCCCCACCCTCGGGCTGGTTACCGTGGCGGGAGAAGACCCCCACCGCCAGCCCCGTGCCCTGCGTCACATTGGTGCAGTGCTGGAGGGCAACCGCAACCTGTACTGGCGGCTAACGCCAGCAGAAAATCTGGACTATTTCGGTGTGCTGCGGCAGGTGTCCCGCAAGGTCGCCCATCGTCGAGGGCTAGAACTGCTGGCCCGCTTTGGGCTGGAGGAAAAGCGCCATACCCCGGTGCAAAAGCTCTCCCGCGGCATGCAGCAAAAGGTGGCGATCGCCGTCGCCCTGATCCACAATCCCAAACTGCTGCTGCTGGATGAACCTACCCTGGGGCTAGACGTGGAGGCCAGCGAAATGGTCAAAGCCCTGGTGCGCCAGATTGCCCAGGAAGGCCGAGCCGTTCTGCTAACCACCCACCAGCTTGACGTGGCCGAAGAACTCTCTGACCGGGTGGCGATCATTCGCCGGGGCCGCATCATTGCCGAGCAGTCCACTGAATCCCTGCTCAGGGAATTTTCCAGTTCCACCTATCACCTGGAGGTAGAAGGCGATCTTTCCCCCCAGCAGATCCACGCGGTGACTCAGCTAGGGGCGACGGTGCAGGGCAGGCAGATTGCCTACGCTGGCACCCCAGAAAATCTCTACGCGCTGCTGGGGGCATTGAGCCCGGTGCCGCTGGTGGCAGTACAGCGTGATCGCGCCGACCTCACCCAGGTATTTCTCAAACTGGTCAAAGACCACCCGGCTTCCCCATGA
- the recA gene encoding recombinase RecA: MAAKKGGSKEQTEKEKALTMVLGQIERNFGKGSIMRLGDAARMKVETIPTGALTLDLALGGGLPKGRIIEIYGPESSGKTTVALHVLAEVQKMGGVAAFVDAEHALDPIYAAALGVNVEELLVSQPDTGEMGLEVVDQLVRSSAIDVVVVDSVAALVPRAEIEGEMGDAHVGLQARLMSQALRKITGSIGKSQCTVIFLNQLRQKIGISYGNPEVTTGGNALKFYASVRLDIRRIQTLKKGTEEYGIRAKVKVAKNKVAPPFRIGEFDILFGQGISTMGCLVDLAEQHGVIVRKGAWYSYEGDNIGQGRENTIQRLQEDAEFAAKVEAQVREKLEIGGAAAEAIDVEIEAEDETYLDEDE; encoded by the coding sequence ATGGCGGCAAAGAAAGGCGGAAGCAAAGAGCAAACCGAAAAGGAAAAAGCCCTCACCATGGTGCTGGGCCAGATTGAGCGCAACTTTGGCAAAGGCTCCATCATGCGCCTGGGCGATGCCGCCCGCATGAAGGTTGAGACTATTCCCACCGGGGCCCTCACCCTCGATTTGGCCCTAGGGGGCGGTCTGCCCAAGGGGCGCATCATCGAAATCTATGGCCCAGAGAGTTCGGGTAAAACCACCGTAGCCCTGCACGTGCTGGCCGAAGTGCAGAAAATGGGCGGAGTCGCAGCCTTTGTGGATGCTGAGCACGCCCTCGACCCGATCTACGCCGCCGCCCTGGGGGTCAACGTCGAAGAGCTGCTGGTGTCTCAGCCCGACACGGGCGAGATGGGACTTGAGGTGGTCGATCAGCTGGTGCGATCGTCGGCCATTGACGTTGTCGTCGTAGACTCGGTCGCCGCCCTTGTGCCCCGCGCTGAGATCGAGGGGGAGATGGGCGATGCCCACGTGGGCCTGCAAGCGCGACTGATGAGCCAGGCCCTGCGAAAAATCACCGGCAGCATTGGTAAGTCCCAGTGCACGGTCATCTTCTTAAACCAGCTGCGCCAAAAAATCGGCATCTCCTACGGCAACCCCGAAGTCACCACCGGGGGCAACGCCCTCAAGTTCTACGCCTCGGTGCGTCTCGATATTCGCCGCATTCAAACCCTCAAAAAAGGCACCGAAGAGTACGGCATTCGCGCCAAGGTCAAGGTTGCCAAAAACAAGGTGGCCCCGCCCTTCCGCATCGGCGAGTTCGACATTCTCTTTGGTCAGGGCATCTCCACCATGGGCTGCCTGGTTGACCTGGCCGAGCAGCACGGAGTGATTGTCCGCAAGGGGGCCTGGTACAGCTACGAAGGCGACAACATTGGCCAGGGGCGCGAGAACACCATCCAGCGCCTGCAAGAGGATGCTGAGTTTGCCGCCAAGGTCGAAGCCCAGGTGCGAGAAAAGCTTGAGATCGGCGGTGCGGCGGCAGAGGCCATCGATGTGGAGATCGAGGCCGAAGACGAAACCTACCTGGACGAGGACGAGTAA
- a CDS encoding DNA polymerase III subunit delta', whose amino-acid sequence MVRPQFDGLVGQETAVALLCRAVEQRRVAPAYLFAGPNGVGRRMAAERFAEILFAPEVAVSAPSLARRIAQRNHPDLLWVEPTYLHQGKLVGASQAAEAGISRKSPPQTRLEQVRQIAQFLSRPPLEAPRAVVVIEAAETMAEGAANGLLKTLEEPGQATIILLAPGPQALLPTLVSRCQTIPFQRLNAADMATVLERVGQPEVLGQPQMLAMAQGSPGGAIAAYNQLQTIPPELLTALHQPPRSLRDALEQARQVAKALDTESQLWLLDYLLNWYWQSYPAESPHWLPRLETAKSYLRRFVQPRLVWEVLLMDLLQS is encoded by the coding sequence GTGGTACGCCCCCAGTTTGACGGCTTAGTGGGCCAGGAGACCGCCGTTGCTTTGCTCTGTCGCGCGGTGGAGCAGCGGCGAGTGGCCCCGGCCTACCTGTTTGCTGGCCCCAACGGGGTCGGTCGCCGGATGGCGGCGGAGCGCTTTGCCGAGATTTTGTTTGCCCCCGAGGTTGCGGTTTCGGCCCCGAGCCTGGCACGACGCATCGCCCAGCGCAACCACCCCGACCTGCTGTGGGTCGAACCCACCTACCTGCACCAGGGCAAGCTGGTCGGGGCCTCCCAGGCGGCTGAGGCAGGGATCTCCCGCAAAAGCCCGCCCCAAACTCGTCTGGAGCAGGTGCGCCAGATTGCCCAGTTCCTCAGCCGTCCGCCCCTGGAAGCGCCCCGCGCCGTAGTGGTGATCGAGGCCGCCGAGACTATGGCCGAAGGGGCCGCCAACGGCCTGCTTAAAACCCTAGAAGAACCGGGGCAGGCGACGATTATTCTGCTGGCCCCCGGCCCCCAGGCGCTGCTGCCCACGCTGGTCTCGCGCTGTCAGACGATTCCCTTTCAGCGGCTAAATGCGGCGGATATGGCAACAGTGCTCGAACGGGTAGGGCAGCCCGAGGTGCTGGGGCAGCCGCAGATGCTGGCTATGGCCCAGGGCAGCCCAGGGGGGGCGATCGCTGCCTACAACCAGCTTCAAACCATCCCTCCTGAGCTGCTCACCGCCCTGCACCAGCCCCCCCGCAGCCTACGCGACGCCCTAGAGCAGGCCCGCCAGGTGGCCAAGGCCCTCGATACCGAATCGCAGCTCTGGCTGCTCGACTACCTGCTCAACTGGTACTGGCAGAGCTACCCCGCCGAAAGCCCCCACTGGCTGCCCAGACTTGAAACCGCCAAAAGCTACCTGCGCCGCTTCGTACAGCCCCGCCTGGTGTGGGAGGTGTTGCTGATGGATTTGCTCCAGTCGTAG